A window of Parambassis ranga chromosome 10, fParRan2.1, whole genome shotgun sequence contains these coding sequences:
- the LOC114443100 gene encoding SLAIN motif-containing protein-like, whose product MVVPGSASVVPPPDNGSPTGLTESSEPGCEGAGEVGQDLAGVELEEVRKLQELVRRLEVQNETLRNRGSKTVIHRGANSNLTAAVNINERLTCEGVKSKSKLRLDHSGGVCSKDFKLSPPHDSSSSEEMSPLPMANRLDEEDEEEDEDQDPCRGFVTSACSNGAEQSQGQSQTPESPSQESYESETLAESDSGVDQPPLDEVDVLDLEDECAEVEDEDSWLYVSPKKQVADPGPALDPGPTLDPDSPLKWCRQALDHRSPETEIACRTLINRLDQTSRWRNMYSSPSEAGSSGSAGSGLISPGYHKSTNKTLLTCGSSGVAGMHSALSSQSSIDSELSTSDDSISMGYKLQDLTDVQIMARLQEESLRQDYASSSASASRRSSTASLQSLRRGGTYSDQEFDSYSLEDEEDEFCSMPQRRHRFTPSPLGSPRCLSPSTSNHGQEYSSRLGAPRTRTPRRSLQGPSAELLKFAKSEEELRHSMPNLAPRTSLRSLEAVRNSRSMEANLQSSGNRMSHLTHSPSTGMACSRLRSNGQSPLSLRTPVKAVTPVGTMAAGRQPSRGLPVVQAPPAGSGRRVQSPGSSNGGAYVPGRASIGAGRPAVGRGQALPSGSTRSKLAHPTRRSLGMTKMSDESWKDGCY is encoded by the exons ATGGTGGTCCCGGGCAGCGCCAGCGTGGTTCCCCCGCCTGACAATGGCAGTCCTACCGGCCTCACGGAGAGCTCCGAGCCCGGGTGCGAGGGGGCTGGGGAGGTGGGTCAAGACCTGGCaggggtggagctggaggaggtccGAAAGCTACAGGAACTCGTTCGTAGGTTGGAGGTCCAGAATGAGACCCTGCGCAACAGGGGGAGCAAGACTGTAATCCACAGAGGAGCCAACAGCAAcctcacagctgctgtcaaCATCAACGAGAGGCTGACGTGTGAAGGGGTGAAGTCCAAGTCCAAGCTCAGGTTAGACCACAGCGGAGGGGTTTGCAGCAAAGACTTTAAGCTGTCACCCCCCCACgatagcagcagcagtgaagagATGTCCCCTCTGCCCATGGCCAACAGGctggatgaagaggatgaagaggaagacgaggacCAGGATCCATGCAGAGGCTTTGTAACTTCAGCCTGCAGCAACGGAGCAGAACAGTCTCAGGGGCAAAGCCAGACACCAGAGAGTCCTTCTCAGGAAAGTTATGAGTCAGAGACACTTGCAGAGAGCGACTCAGGAGTGGACCAACCTCCACTGGATGAAGTAGATGTCCTAGATTTGGAGGATGAGTGTGCAGAAGTAGAGGACGAGGACAGTTG GTTATATGTGTCACCTAAAAAGCAAGTAGCAGACCCAGGACCCGCTCTAGACCCAGGACCCACCCTAGACCCAGACTCTCCGCTAAAGTGGTGTCGGCAGGCTCTTGATCATCGCAGCCCAGAGACAGAAATTGCATGTCGGACCTTGATCAACCGCTTGGACCAGA CATCTCGGTGGAGGAATATGTACAGCAGCCCTTCAGAGGCAGGCTCATCAGGCTCAGCAGGCTCCGGCCTGATCTCTCCTGGGTACCACAAATCAACTAACAAAACCCTACTAACCTGTGGCAGCTCAG gtgTCGCAGGCATGCACTCAGCCTTGAGCTCCCAGTCATCTATAGACAGTGAGCTGAGCACATCAGATGATTCCATCTCCATGGGATATAAACTGCAGGATCTCACTGATGTCCAGATCATGGCTCGCCTACAGGAAGAGA GTCTGAGGCAGGATTATGCTTCGAGCTCAGCGTCTGCATCTCGGCGCAGCTCTACAGCATCTCTACAGTCCCTGCGCCGGGGCGGCACATACAGCGACCAGGAGTTTGACAGTTACAGCCtggaagatgaagaggatgagttctgctccatgccccagCGACGACACCGCTTCACCCCATCACCGTTAGGCTCACCCCGgtgcctctctccctccacttCCAACCACGGCCAAGAATACAGCAGCCGACTCGGAGCCCCACGCACAAGAACACCCAGACGATCTCTCCAGGGTCCCAGCGCAGAGCTGCTAAAATTTGCCAAGAGTGAGG AGGAGTTGAGACACAGCATGCCTAACCTGGCCCCCCGCACCAGCCTACGTTCCTTGGAGGCAGTCAGGAACAGCCGCAGCATGGAGGCTAACCTCCAGAGCTCTGGCAATCGCATGTCTCACCTGACTCACTCCCCCTCCACAG GTATGGCTTGTAGTCGGCTGCGTAGCAACGGccagtctcctctctctttgCGGACTCCTGTTAAAGCTGTCACTCCTGTGGGCACCATGGCAGCTGGTCGTCAGCCTTCCAGAGGCCTGCCTGTTGTCCAAGCCCCGCCTGCAGGGTCAGGCCGCCGGGTCCAGTCGCCAGGTTCTTCTAACGGAGGAGCCTATGTACCAGGGAGGGCCTCCATTGGGGCAGGAAGGCCTGCAGTGGGGCGAGGTCAAGCTCTGCCATCAGGCTCCACGAGAAGCAAACTTGCACACCCTACAAGGAG GTCTTTGGGCATGACTAAAATGTCAGATGAATCCTGGAAAGATGGCTGTTACTGA
- the LOC114442889 gene encoding solute carrier family 25 member 53-like — MSGNPDHKQHEEGPGDTMVCFQSYLHGGTSSLLSTLPTLIVFPVYKTVFRQQIHNTSVHQAVGQLYKEGPVKLYRGVAPPLVMRTLTGTLLFGLQDTLLRQLSTSSLNVISISALPALAGFGAGLVEAVVFTPFERVQNVLQNSQNDRQLPSMRSVFLKLKDQRMSSGFYRGFLPITARNTLGSSLYFGLKEPMCAVVAGQGLSPLASSFISGTLTSMAISLALYPLSVLVANMQAQVGGELKGVMACWRMLWKSRQQSLILLYRGGSLVILRSCITWGITTAIYDRQEKRSG, encoded by the coding sequence ATGTCAGGAAATCCTGACCATAAACAACATGAGGAGGGCCCTGGGGACACAATGGTATGCTTCCAGAGCTACTTGCATGGAGGAACCTCCAGCCTGCTCTCCACCCTTCCCACCCTTATCGTCTTCCCTGTCTACAAGACTGTTTTCCGTCAACAAATCCACAACACCTCAGTCCACCAGGCAGTGGGACAGCTCTACAAAGAGGGTCCTGTCAAGCTGTACAGGGGTGTGGCTCCACCATTAGTGATGAGGACGCTGACTGGCACGCTGCTGTTTGGTCTCCAGGACACCCTGCTCCGCCAGCTCTCCACGTCATCCCTTAATGTTATCTCTATCTCTGCCCTGCCTGCTCTGGCTGGGTTTGGTGCTGGTTTGGTCGAAGCTGTGGTTTTTACGCCCTTTGAGCGTGTCCAGAACGTGCTACAAAACAGCCAGAATGACCGGCAACTTCCCTCCATGAGGAGTGTTTTCCTGAAGCTGAAGGACCAAAGAATGTCTTCAGGCTTCTACAGGGGCTTCCTGCCCATCACAGCCCGCAACACCCTGGGCAGCTCCCTCTACTTTGGCCTAAAGGAGCCTATGTGTGCTGTTGTGGCAGGGCAGGGGCTCTCTCCTCTGGcctcctccttcatctcagGAACACTGACCTCAATGGCAATTAGCTTGGCTCTGTATCCACTGTCTGTGCTGGTGGCGAACATGCAGGCACAGGTAGGAGGGGAGCTGAAAGGGGTCATGGCTTGTTGGAGGATGCTGTGGAAGTCTCGGCAGCAGAGTTTGATTCTGCTGTACCGAGGAGGTTCCCTGGTTATTTTAAGGTCGTGCATCACGTGGGGAATCACCACTGCTATTTATGACAGACAGGAGAAGCGATCAGGCTGA
- the prps1b gene encoding ribose-phosphate pyrophosphokinase 1 isoform X3, which translates to MPNIKIFSGSSHPDLSQKIADRLGLELGKVVTKKFSNQETCVEIGESVRGEDVYIVQSGCGEINDNLMELLIMINACKIASASRVTAVIPCFPYARQDKKDKSRAPISAKLVANMLSVSGADHIITMDLHASQIQGFFDIPVDNLYAEPAVLKWIKENIPEWKNCTIVSPDAGGAKRVTSIADRLNVDFALIHKERKKANEVDRMVLVGDVTDRVAILVDDMADTCGTICHAADKLISAGATKVYAILTHGIFSGPAISRINNACFEAVVVTNTIPQEEKMKHCPKIQVIDISMILAEAIRRTHNGESVSYLFSHVPL; encoded by the exons ATGCCGAACATCAAAATATTTAGCGGTAGCTCACATCCGGACCTGTCTCAAAAAATAGCAGACCGCCTGGGTCTCGAACTGGGGAAGGTTGTTACGAAAAAATTTAGCAACCAAGAGACATG CGTGGAGATAGGGGAGAGCGTACGCGGGGAAGATGTCTACATTGTGCAGAGTGGCTGTGGGGAGATCAATGACAATTTGATGGAGCTACTGATCATGATCAATGCCTGTAAGATTGCCTCGGCCTCCAGGGTCACTGCTGTCATCCCTTGCTTTCCATATGCCCGGCAAGACAAGAAGGACAAG AGCCGTGCTCCTATCTCTGCCAAGTTGGTCGCCAACATGTTGTCGGTGTCGGGCGCTGACCATATAATCACTATGGACCTGCATGCCTCACAGATACAG GGTTTCTTTGATATTCCTGTTGATAACTTGTATGCAGAACCTGCTGTGCTGAAATGGATCAAAGAGAATATCCCTGAGTGGAAAAACTGCACCATCGTCTCACCTGATGCAGGAGGAGCCAAGAG GGTCACCTCAATAGCAGACCGGTTGAATGTGGACTTTGCACTAATTCACAAGGAGAGGAAAAAGGCAAACGAGGTGGACCGCATGGTTCTCGTTGGAGATGTAACAGACCGTGTTGCCATTCTAGTGGATGACATGGCCGACACGTGTGGAACAAtctgccatgctgctgacaa ATTAATTTCTGCTGGTGCCACTAAGGTTTATGCCATCTTGACCCACGGCATATTTTCGGGTCCCGCGATCTCACGCATCAACAATGCCTGCTTTGAAGCTGTGGTAGTCACTAACACAATCCCTcaggaggagaagatgaagcATTGTCCCAAAATACAG GTTATTGACATCTCCATGATCCTTGCAGAGGCCATTCGTAGAACTCACAACGGCGAGTCTGTGTCATACCTGTTCAGCCATGTTCCCTTGTAA
- the prps1b gene encoding ribose-phosphate pyrophosphokinase 1 isoform X1, which translates to MPNIKIFSGSSHPDLSQKIADRLGLELGKVVTKKFSNQETCVEIGESVRGEDVYIVQSGCGEINDNLMELLIMINACKIASASRVTAVIPCFPYARQDKKDKVGVRDICLLTSVMPFAIQHQDKKPAAISISSHSSRAPISAKLVANMLSVSGADHIITMDLHASQIQGFFDIPVDNLYAEPAVLKWIKENIPEWKNCTIVSPDAGGAKRVTSIADRLNVDFALIHKERKKANEVDRMVLVGDVTDRVAILVDDMADTCGTICHAADKLISAGATKVYAILTHGIFSGPAISRINNACFEAVVVTNTIPQEEKMKHCPKIQVIDISMILAEAIRRTHNGESVSYLFSHVPL; encoded by the exons ATGCCGAACATCAAAATATTTAGCGGTAGCTCACATCCGGACCTGTCTCAAAAAATAGCAGACCGCCTGGGTCTCGAACTGGGGAAGGTTGTTACGAAAAAATTTAGCAACCAAGAGACATG CGTGGAGATAGGGGAGAGCGTACGCGGGGAAGATGTCTACATTGTGCAGAGTGGCTGTGGGGAGATCAATGACAATTTGATGGAGCTACTGATCATGATCAATGCCTGTAAGATTGCCTCGGCCTCCAGGGTCACTGCTGTCATCCCTTGCTTTCCATATGCCCGGCAAGACAAGAAGGACAAGGTGGGGGTGAGGGATATCTGTCTACTTACTTCTGTCATGCCATTTGCCATCCAGCATCAGGACAAGAAGCCTGCAGCCATTTCCATCAGCAGCCATTCA AGCCGTGCTCCTATCTCTGCCAAGTTGGTCGCCAACATGTTGTCGGTGTCGGGCGCTGACCATATAATCACTATGGACCTGCATGCCTCACAGATACAG GGTTTCTTTGATATTCCTGTTGATAACTTGTATGCAGAACCTGCTGTGCTGAAATGGATCAAAGAGAATATCCCTGAGTGGAAAAACTGCACCATCGTCTCACCTGATGCAGGAGGAGCCAAGAG GGTCACCTCAATAGCAGACCGGTTGAATGTGGACTTTGCACTAATTCACAAGGAGAGGAAAAAGGCAAACGAGGTGGACCGCATGGTTCTCGTTGGAGATGTAACAGACCGTGTTGCCATTCTAGTGGATGACATGGCCGACACGTGTGGAACAAtctgccatgctgctgacaa ATTAATTTCTGCTGGTGCCACTAAGGTTTATGCCATCTTGACCCACGGCATATTTTCGGGTCCCGCGATCTCACGCATCAACAATGCCTGCTTTGAAGCTGTGGTAGTCACTAACACAATCCCTcaggaggagaagatgaagcATTGTCCCAAAATACAG GTTATTGACATCTCCATGATCCTTGCAGAGGCCATTCGTAGAACTCACAACGGCGAGTCTGTGTCATACCTGTTCAGCCATGTTCCCTTGTAA
- the znf711 gene encoding zinc finger protein 711 — MDQGGGVLELHTQELKMPHAMIMQDFVAGMGGLAHIDGEHIVVSVPEGMLLSDVMTDEGILLEHGLEVEGLETQVVHGLETEVVEGLETEVVESLHADVEGLETEVVDGLQTHVVELEGEVEVEGLEAQVVEGLETEVDVEGLEAHVVEGLEEEVEVEGLEAEVVEGLEVDVESLQSQGVEAHEITSEDMVPSEHSVIMPENILGTEVAIEEALEAHHHHVLASDLIQDPNHHDDMPDQVFVAELLSEHQDNTLDHQLVTQGLMVTEANSETIIHEQLPAEAAVLQTDEDDDARSSSEDYLMISLDEVGEKLDIGDTPLEISTEVMEDKESKEEDGSEVIKVYIFKAEADDDLGGTEVITEDDYQNGHPDLEAASSGRLGVGRDKMVYMAVKNHPKEEEEDDNDSDDDDDDEDIGNTIDQVKNGAATPFLQIREGMGANRALKPKPKKKKKGETRQCQTAVIIGPDGMPLTVYPCHICGKKFRSRGFLKCHMKNHPDHLLKKKYQCTDCDFTTNKKVSFHNHLESHKLLTHNSERSPEYTEYTRRYHEASPLGSDKLIVKDREPKLHHCKYCDYETAEQGLLNRHLLAVHSKNFAHVCVECAKGFRHPSELKKHMRTHTGEKPYHCPHCEFRCADQSNLKTHIKSKHGADLPFKCSHCPQAYADARELQRHIEMVQGHKTHQCPHCEHKSTNSSDLKRHIISVHTKDFPHQCDVCEKGFHRPSELKKHAETHKGNKVHQCRHCNFNAPDTFTLSRHILSLHTKDLPFKCKRCRRGFRQPAELKKHMKTHSGRKVYQCQYCEYNSTDASGFKRHVISIHTKDYPHRCDYCTKGFRRPSEKSQHIARHHKDMLL, encoded by the exons ATGGATCAAGGAGGAGGGGTGTTGGAGCTGCACACTCAGGAACTGAAGATGCCCCATGCCATGATCATGCAAGACTTTG TTGCAGGCATGGGAGGCCTGGCTCACATTGATGGGGAGCACATTGTAGTGTCTGTACCCGAGGGCATGCTTCTTTCTGATGTGATGACAGACGAGGGTATCCTCCTGGAGCATGGACTTGAGGTGGAAGGTCTGGAGACTCAGGTGGTTCATGGTTTGGAGACCGAGGTGGTTGAAGGACTGGAGACCGAAGTGGTGGAGAGCTTACATGCAGATGTTGAGGGCTTGGAGACAGAAGTTGTTGACGGGCTACAGACGCATGTTGTGGAGCTGGAAGGGGAGGTGGAAGTGGAGGGTCTTGAGGCACAAGTGGTAGAGGGCCTGGAAACTGAAGTAGATGTAGAGGGCTTGGAAGCTCATGTGGTTGAAGGCcttgaggaggaggtggaagtggaggGTCTAGAAGCTGAGGTGGTTGAAGGTCTTGAGGTAGATGTGGAAAGTCTGCAGTCTCAAGGGGTAGAGGCCCATGAAATAACCAGCGAAGACATGGTGCCTTCAGAACACAGTGTGATCATGCCTGAGAATATTCTGGGGACAGAGGTCGCAATAGAGGAAGCTCTGGAGGCCCATCACCACCATGTCCTAGCCTCAGACCTCATCCAGGACCCAAACCACCATGATGACATGCCGGACCAAGTATTtgtggcagagctgctgtctgaacaCCAGGACAACACACTGGACCACCAGCTTGTGACACAAGGGTTAATGGTGACTGAAGCCAACTCCGAGACCATAATCCATGAGCAGCTGCCAGCTGAGGCAGCTGTTCTGCAGacagatgaggatgatgatgcaAGAAGCAGCTCTGAGGATTACCTCATGATCTCAT TGGATGAGGTGGGAGAGAAGTTGGACATAGGGGACACTCCCCTTGAGATCAGCACTGAGGTAATGGAAGACAAGGAATCCAAAGAGGAGGATGGCTCTGAGGTCATCAAAGTTTACATCTTTAAAGCTGAAGCAGATGATGACTTAG GTGGAACAGAGGTAATAACAGAGGATGACTACCAGAATGGCCATCCTGATCTGGAGGCAGCATCGTCAGGTAGACTGGGAGTTGGACGTGACAAGATGGTCTATATGGCAGTCAAGAACCAcccaaaagaggaagaggaggatgacaaTGACAGcgacgacgatgatgatgatgaggacattg GTAATACCATTGATCAGGTGAAGAATGGAGCAGCTACACCTTTCCTGCAAATCCGTGAAGGAATGGGTGCAAACCGTGCTCTCAAACCTAAAcctaagaagaaaaagaaaggagaaacACGGCAGTGTCAGACCG CTGTTATCATTGGACCAGATGGAATGCCTTTGACAGTCTACCCTTGCCACATCTGTGGAAAAAAGTTCCGCTCACGTGGCTTTCTTAAATGCCATATGAAGAACCACCCAGACCATCTGCTCAAGAAGAAGTACCAGTGTACAGACTGCGACTTCACCACCAACAAGAAGGTTAGTTTCCATAACCACTTGGAGAGTCACAAGCTCTTGACTCATAACAGCGAGAGATCTCCAGAATATACTGAGTACACACGGCGCTACCATGAGGCCAGTCCCTTGGGCTCCGACAAGCTCATCGTCAAGGACCGGGAGCCCAAACTGCATCACTGCAAGTACTGTGATTACGAGACTGCCGAACAAGGTCTGCTAAACCGTCACCTGCTGGCAGTGCACAGTAAAAACTTTGCGCATGTGTGTGTCGAATGCGCTAAAGGCTTCCGTCACCCATCAGAGCTGAAGAAACACATGCGGACCCACACAGGCGAGAAGCCCTACCACTGCCCGCACTGCGAGTTCCGCTGTGCAGATCAGTCCAACCTAAAGACTCACATCAAGAGCAAACATGGCGCTGATCTACCCTTCAAGTGCAGCCACTGTCCCCAAGCCTATGCTGATGCTCGGGAACTCCAACGTCATATAGAAATGGTGCAAGGCCACAAGACCCATCAGTGCCCACACTGTGAGCACAAAAGCACCAACTCCAGTGATTTAAAACGGCACATTATCTCAGTTCACACCAAGGACTTCCCCCATCAGTGTGACGTATGTGAGAAAGGCTTTCACAGGCCCTCAGAGTTGAAGAAACATGCAGAGACGCACAAGGGAAACAAGGTGCACCAGTGCCGGCATTGTAACTTCAATGCCCCCGACACTTTCACCCTGAGTCGCCATATCTTGTCCTTGCATACGAAGGACCTTCCCTTTAAGTGCAAGCGCTGCCGGCGAGGCTTCCGACAACCCGCTGAGCTGAAGAAGCATATGAAGACACACAGTGGTAGAAAGGTTTATCAGTGCCAGTATTGTGAGTATAACAGTACGGACGCTTCTGGCTTCAAACGCCATGTCATCTCAATTCACACCAAGGACTACCCCCACCGCTGTGACTACTGCACCAAGGGCTTTAGGAGGCCTTCAGAGAAGAGCCAGCACATAGCCAGGCACCACAAAGACATGTTGCTGTAa
- the prps1b gene encoding ribose-phosphate pyrophosphokinase 1 isoform X2: MPNIKIFSGSSHPDLSQKIADRLGLELGKVVTKKFSNQETCVEIGESVRGEDVYIVQSGCGEINDNLMELLIMINACKIASASRVTAVIPCFPYARQDKKDKVGSRAPISAKLVANMLSVSGADHIITMDLHASQIQGFFDIPVDNLYAEPAVLKWIKENIPEWKNCTIVSPDAGGAKRVTSIADRLNVDFALIHKERKKANEVDRMVLVGDVTDRVAILVDDMADTCGTICHAADKLISAGATKVYAILTHGIFSGPAISRINNACFEAVVVTNTIPQEEKMKHCPKIQVIDISMILAEAIRRTHNGESVSYLFSHVPL, from the exons ATGCCGAACATCAAAATATTTAGCGGTAGCTCACATCCGGACCTGTCTCAAAAAATAGCAGACCGCCTGGGTCTCGAACTGGGGAAGGTTGTTACGAAAAAATTTAGCAACCAAGAGACATG CGTGGAGATAGGGGAGAGCGTACGCGGGGAAGATGTCTACATTGTGCAGAGTGGCTGTGGGGAGATCAATGACAATTTGATGGAGCTACTGATCATGATCAATGCCTGTAAGATTGCCTCGGCCTCCAGGGTCACTGCTGTCATCCCTTGCTTTCCATATGCCCGGCAAGACAAGAAGGACAAGGTGGGG AGCCGTGCTCCTATCTCTGCCAAGTTGGTCGCCAACATGTTGTCGGTGTCGGGCGCTGACCATATAATCACTATGGACCTGCATGCCTCACAGATACAG GGTTTCTTTGATATTCCTGTTGATAACTTGTATGCAGAACCTGCTGTGCTGAAATGGATCAAAGAGAATATCCCTGAGTGGAAAAACTGCACCATCGTCTCACCTGATGCAGGAGGAGCCAAGAG GGTCACCTCAATAGCAGACCGGTTGAATGTGGACTTTGCACTAATTCACAAGGAGAGGAAAAAGGCAAACGAGGTGGACCGCATGGTTCTCGTTGGAGATGTAACAGACCGTGTTGCCATTCTAGTGGATGACATGGCCGACACGTGTGGAACAAtctgccatgctgctgacaa ATTAATTTCTGCTGGTGCCACTAAGGTTTATGCCATCTTGACCCACGGCATATTTTCGGGTCCCGCGATCTCACGCATCAACAATGCCTGCTTTGAAGCTGTGGTAGTCACTAACACAATCCCTcaggaggagaagatgaagcATTGTCCCAAAATACAG GTTATTGACATCTCCATGATCCTTGCAGAGGCCATTCGTAGAACTCACAACGGCGAGTCTGTGTCATACCTGTTCAGCCATGTTCCCTTGTAA
- the kctd12b gene encoding BTB/POZ domain-containing protein KCTD12b yields MALPDSGLSGEEVPFPEIIELNVGGQVYITRYSTLTSVPDSLLWEMFSQKSAKGLARDTKGRFFVDRDGFLFRYILDYMRDQQLVLPDHFPERGRLQREAEFFNLPELVKILAPKISKQNSLGDEGCQSDPEDSSPGIDTARNLSSLGAAAAACASLVPGAMDGKRSGFITIGYRGSYTLGRDSHTDAKFRRVARIMVCGKTSLAKEVFGETLNESRDPDRPPERYTSRYYLKFTFLEQAFDKLADAGFHMVACNSTGTCAFAHEQTDDKIWTSYTEYVFYRE; encoded by the coding sequence ATGGCTTTACCAGATAGTGGCTTGTCAGGAGAGGAGGTACCTTTCCCAGAGATCATAGAGCTCAATGTTGGGGGCCAGGTGTACATAACCCGCTACTCTACCCTTACAAGTGTGCCAGACTCTCTGCTATGGGAGATGTTCAGTCAAAAGTCAGCTAAAGGACTGGCCAGGGACACTAAGGGCCGCTTCTTTGTGGACCGTGATGGTTTCCTGTTCCGTTACATCCTGGACTACATGCGGGACCAGCAACTGGTTCTTCCAGACCACTTCCCAGAACGCGGGCGTCTGCAGAGGGAGGCCGAGTTCTTCAACCTACCAGAGCTTGTCAAGATCCTGGCACCTAAAATCAGTAAGCAGAACTCCCTGGGCGATGAGGGATGTCAGAGCGACCCGGAGGACTCCTCACCCGGGATCGACACTGCCAGGAACCTCAGCTCCCTGggtgctgctgccgccgcctgTGCCAGCCTGGTGCCTGGTGCCATGGATGGCAAACGCTCCGGGTTCATCACCATTGGTTACAGGGGCTCATACACCCTGGGCCGTGACAGTCACACTGATGCCAAATTCCGCCGGGTGGCCCGGATCATGGTGTGTGGGAAGACCTCTCTGGCCAAAGAGGTGTTTGGGGAGACGCTGAACGAGAGCCGTGACCCTGACCGCCCCCCTGAGCGCTACACATCCCGCTACTATCTCAAGTTCACTTTTCTAGAGCAGGCTTTTGACAAGCTGGCAGACGCAGGCTTTCACATGGTGGCCTGTAACTCCACGGGAACCTGCGCCTTTGCCCACGAGCAGACGGACGACAAGATCTGGACCAGCTACACTGAATATGTGTTCTACCGTGAGTGA
- the tmsb1 gene encoding thymosin beta 1, translated as MSDSNPVNQEVEQFNKQKLKKTDTQEKNRLPTKEEIEEEKKAIKEGK; from the exons ATGAGCGACAGCAATCCAGTCAATCAGGAGGTGGAGCAGTTCAACAAGCAAAAGCTAAAGAAGACCGACACACAAGAAAAGAATCGGCTTCCAACTAAGGAGG AAattgaagaggagaaaaaagccataaaagagGGGAAGTAA